The following proteins come from a genomic window of Synechococcus sp. BIOS-E4-1:
- a CDS encoding histidinol-phosphate transaminase — translation MSPAVILSSGLPPHGGNLAQEALRLGLKPSQLLDASASLVPFRPPRVLRRALKRAIRGSALRNYPDREQQELRQVIASWHGLEPEAVLPGNGAAELFTWAARDAAACGVSGLPEPGFADYRRALACWNGAARSMPLSLSWSANRPQPWPSQPAPDPSCQVLWITNPHNPTGQLWSRESLEPLLQHYALVICDEAFLPLVPSGEAQSLLPLVETHPNLVVIRSLTKLLAIAGLRLGYAVASPERLKRWQQWRDPWPVNGLALAAGRSVMADQSGLERWLRRVQVWVAQEGTWFHHQLTHLPGVLPMPSSANYLLLHGVDSLLGVRERVAQRGVLLRDCRSFTGLGEDWLRIGLQDRRGNLRILRALKQELR, via the coding sequence GTGTCGCCTGCGGTGATCTTGAGCAGCGGCCTTCCACCGCATGGAGGCAATCTTGCCCAGGAGGCCCTTCGCCTCGGCTTGAAGCCGTCGCAGCTTCTGGATGCCAGTGCTTCGCTGGTGCCCTTCCGTCCACCAAGGGTTCTGCGGCGTGCCCTGAAGCGAGCGATCAGGGGCAGTGCACTGCGCAACTATCCCGACCGCGAGCAGCAAGAACTTCGCCAGGTGATTGCGAGTTGGCATGGTCTCGAGCCTGAGGCCGTGCTGCCCGGTAATGGTGCGGCCGAACTGTTCACCTGGGCGGCACGGGATGCGGCCGCATGTGGTGTGAGTGGCCTTCCGGAACCTGGCTTTGCGGACTATCGCCGAGCGTTGGCTTGCTGGAATGGAGCTGCGCGCAGCATGCCTCTCAGCCTGAGCTGGTCGGCAAACCGGCCACAGCCATGGCCCTCTCAGCCAGCACCTGATCCGAGCTGCCAGGTGCTTTGGATTACCAATCCCCACAACCCCACGGGTCAGCTCTGGAGTCGCGAGTCGCTGGAGCCGCTGCTGCAGCACTACGCATTGGTGATCTGTGATGAAGCCTTCCTGCCTCTCGTGCCATCAGGAGAAGCGCAGTCTCTGCTGCCTCTGGTGGAGACCCATCCCAATCTCGTGGTCATTCGCAGTCTCACCAAGTTGTTGGCGATTGCAGGCCTGCGCCTGGGCTATGCCGTGGCTTCACCAGAACGCCTGAAACGGTGGCAGCAATGGCGTGATCCCTGGCCTGTGAATGGTCTGGCGCTCGCTGCCGGTCGGTCTGTGATGGCTGATCAATCCGGCCTGGAGCGTTGGTTGCGGCGAGTGCAGGTTTGGGTGGCGCAGGAGGGGACCTGGTTTCACCACCAGCTGACCCATCTGCCTGGTGTGTTGCCAATGCCGTCAAGCGCCAACTATTTGCTGCTTCATGGCGTCGACTCCCTGCTGGGAGTGCGCGAGCGTGTGGCACAACGGGGTGTGCTTCTGCGCGACTGCCGCTCGTTCACGGGCCTGGGGGAAGACTGGCTGAGAATTGGTTTGCAGGATCGCCGCGGCAACCTACGGATCCTCAGAGCCCTGAAGCAGGAACTGCGCTGA
- a CDS encoding type II secretion system protein GspD, which produces MEVVIQGVGPQPLLKQRLNGRVWQGSLQTKGTPGILNGRQQLSDSVAGLQRVAISGSGSAYRLEVVPEPGQTLQEPVVSADGRNLILMFPGLRVAPSLQTGLLDLNTPGSVPQASYAPPLRPRAVAPPLGDMAVGTMVLQNRSYVNVSGPPVTLTLNNAPAKDALMALARLGGYGFVFVGDDAAVDQDSDNSGADSANPSGRDVSMAFVNESYSRALNGILLASGLQGKLDGRMLLVGTSVSSKTFGPQVSKVIRLNQVRANAGAEYLGNLGATVNFTNTIKVTTGEPASQGTSEISNTTSQEKSELKATESFGASVGPLRGLVVTTDSRLQTLTLVGDSGLIQVAENYLKQIDLRQRQVALSVKILDINLDNETSISNSFAFRNGYNFIVSDRGELLGAFGSKLPPNSENFNIIAGEAESAKPQYSDEEQQVVEPLAPARVNPGLSFPDSDQAKFTDGFLDFLRAKIESNSAKTLASPTLLLSESPEELQGGSSASVSDPESALSSGTIGRERANESFVTVGTQEIVDYNVQAGQNGAANTCQPEFQTAGLTFGARVSKIDDNGFVSFTLSPSLSAVTRSQNVEGCGPISVLSVRRLDTGSLRVRDGQTLILTGVISDADSRVVSKWPILGDIPLIGQFFRSTTGDRAKRELVILVTPRIVDDEQGGNYGYGYRPDLPAARRMMN; this is translated from the coding sequence GTGGAGGTGGTGATCCAAGGGGTAGGACCGCAGCCGTTGCTGAAGCAACGGCTCAACGGCCGGGTTTGGCAGGGCAGTTTGCAGACCAAGGGGACACCTGGAATTCTCAATGGCCGTCAACAGCTCTCTGATTCCGTCGCAGGCCTGCAGCGGGTGGCCATCAGTGGATCTGGCAGTGCCTACCGCTTGGAGGTGGTCCCCGAACCAGGACAGACCCTGCAGGAGCCGGTTGTCAGCGCTGATGGGCGCAACCTCATTCTCATGTTTCCGGGGTTGAGGGTGGCCCCGTCTCTGCAGACAGGTCTCCTGGATCTCAATACGCCAGGGTCGGTGCCCCAGGCGAGCTACGCACCCCCATTACGACCTCGGGCCGTGGCACCACCGTTGGGGGATATGGCAGTGGGGACCATGGTGTTGCAGAACCGCAGCTACGTGAATGTCAGTGGCCCACCCGTGACACTCACACTGAACAATGCGCCGGCCAAGGATGCACTGATGGCACTGGCTCGATTAGGGGGGTACGGCTTTGTTTTCGTTGGAGATGATGCTGCTGTCGATCAAGACAGCGACAACTCCGGAGCTGATTCAGCGAATCCCAGTGGCCGTGATGTGTCGATGGCATTTGTGAATGAATCCTATTCAAGAGCGTTGAACGGGATCTTGCTTGCCTCGGGCCTTCAAGGCAAGCTCGATGGACGTATGTTGCTTGTGGGAACATCAGTTTCATCGAAGACATTTGGCCCTCAAGTGTCAAAAGTGATTCGGCTGAATCAGGTCAGAGCGAATGCAGGAGCTGAATATCTGGGGAACCTTGGGGCAACAGTCAATTTCACGAACACGATTAAGGTGACGACTGGAGAGCCTGCTTCGCAAGGCACATCTGAAATCAGCAATACAACCTCTCAAGAGAAGTCCGAATTGAAAGCCACTGAGTCGTTTGGTGCTTCTGTTGGGCCTTTGCGCGGGCTTGTGGTTACAACCGATTCAAGGTTGCAGACCCTGACGCTTGTGGGTGATTCAGGCCTGATTCAAGTGGCTGAAAATTATCTGAAGCAAATTGATCTTCGCCAGAGGCAGGTGGCTCTGTCAGTGAAGATTTTGGATATTAATCTCGACAATGAGACCTCTATTTCTAATAGTTTTGCGTTTAGAAATGGGTATAATTTTATTGTCAGTGATCGCGGAGAGTTGCTCGGAGCGTTTGGTTCAAAGCTTCCGCCGAATTCAGAAAATTTCAACATCATCGCGGGCGAAGCTGAAAGTGCAAAGCCACAATATTCTGATGAAGAGCAGCAGGTGGTGGAGCCTCTCGCGCCAGCGCGAGTTAACCCTGGCTTGTCTTTTCCGGATTCAGATCAAGCCAAATTCACCGATGGATTTTTAGACTTCCTGAGGGCCAAGATTGAGTCCAATAGTGCAAAAACACTTGCCTCTCCCACTCTGCTTCTTTCTGAATCTCCAGAGGAGTTGCAGGGAGGGTCATCTGCCAGTGTCTCTGATCCAGAATCGGCATTGTCTAGCGGCACGATTGGCCGCGAGCGGGCCAACGAGTCGTTTGTGACTGTCGGAACGCAAGAAATTGTGGATTACAACGTACAAGCTGGTCAAAATGGTGCTGCTAATACATGTCAGCCAGAATTTCAAACAGCAGGACTGACCTTCGGGGCAAGAGTTTCGAAAATTGATGACAATGGTTTTGTCAGCTTTACTCTTTCTCCTTCGTTGTCTGCGGTAACGCGCTCTCAAAATGTTGAAGGCTGTGGCCCTATTAGCGTTCTCAGTGTTCGGAGATTAGATACTGGATCCCTGAGGGTGAGGGATGGTCAAACGTTGATATTGACAGGCGTTATTTCGGATGCTGACTCAAGGGTTGTGAGTAAATGGCCCATTCTTGGCGATATTCCCTTGATCGGCCAGTTTTTCAGGTCAACCACCGGGGATAGGGCCAAGAGAGAGTTGGTGATCCTCGTGACCCCACGGATTGTTGATGATGAGCAAGGTGGTAACTATGGGTATGGATATCGGCCTGATCTTCCGGCTGCTCGACGCATGATGAATTGA
- a CDS encoding pentapeptide repeat-containing protein, translating to MNDSECSLIRIQQLSGVMMLSALLSMAGTQAKASDELIQVLQERSCRGCRLADADLVHADLRDADLSDAKLMRANLGQAQLDGADLSGADLSFTSLRGASLRGANLTGTLLYGTDLRDADLTGAQLNPNALDEAHWQGASGISAGIRSHAALHNAGVEAFQAGRWSAAEQLFSDAISRQPGQPLSWVARGICRGEQAKDDVAAADFRYAAVIYEKEGQATWAMQLRKAAESIQGRRLKEQSPNEGNGLGIQLLSNTIAGLRMLAPIAAKALIPMGLGF from the coding sequence ATGAACGACTCCGAATGCAGCCTGATCAGGATCCAACAGCTCTCTGGAGTGATGATGCTGAGCGCTCTGCTGAGCATGGCCGGCACGCAGGCCAAGGCCAGTGATGAGCTGATTCAGGTTCTGCAGGAACGCAGCTGCAGGGGCTGCCGACTGGCTGATGCCGATCTAGTCCACGCTGACCTTCGTGATGCTGACCTCAGCGACGCCAAGCTGATGCGAGCCAATCTGGGCCAGGCGCAGCTGGATGGAGCCGACCTCAGCGGTGCCGATCTCAGCTTCACCAGCCTGCGCGGCGCCTCGCTGCGAGGGGCCAACCTCACAGGAACTCTTCTGTACGGAACGGATCTGCGCGACGCGGACCTCACCGGTGCTCAGCTGAACCCCAATGCCCTGGATGAGGCTCACTGGCAGGGGGCCAGTGGCATCTCTGCTGGCATCCGCAGCCATGCCGCTCTGCACAACGCAGGCGTGGAGGCTTTCCAGGCGGGCCGGTGGTCAGCGGCGGAGCAGCTGTTCAGTGATGCGATCAGCAGGCAACCTGGGCAACCCCTGAGCTGGGTGGCCCGGGGCATCTGCCGTGGCGAGCAAGCCAAAGATGATGTTGCTGCGGCCGATTTCCGCTATGCCGCAGTGATTTATGAGAAAGAAGGTCAAGCCACCTGGGCGATGCAACTGCGCAAAGCAGCCGAATCAATCCAAGGTCGGCGCTTGAAGGAGCAATCACCAAATGAAGGCAACGGTCTTGGAATTCAGCTGCTGAGCAACACGATTGCAGGCTTACGAATGCTCGCGCCAATCGCAGCAAAAGCACTCATTCCAATGGGACTGGGGTTTTAA
- a CDS encoding PilN domain-containing protein — MTERSTQQSLPDLLGERRLELGLPEPAGSWQPMRPLLLRGALIGGAALLVSLGSIVVIGRIESEQQQQLQLLSPFEQRVRSAEGRLRTAKQQLVTVRQDNQQITEQLLAVPAGSPLLEQLRRVTPVGIQLEDVSVQNDQIKVSGRVGLGSTPGPLERINALVLTLERLPITRPNGVKVLQVNRDDGEETSVSFSLDWSLDPKAQPSIQQLQQLGATGLVQRYRLLEQQGVAL; from the coding sequence ATGACTGAGCGGTCCACCCAGCAGAGCTTGCCTGATCTCCTGGGGGAGCGTCGGCTCGAACTGGGGTTGCCCGAGCCTGCCGGGTCATGGCAACCCATGCGACCGCTGCTGTTGCGCGGGGCATTGATCGGTGGGGCGGCGTTGCTTGTTTCCCTTGGTTCGATCGTTGTGATCGGGCGGATTGAAAGCGAGCAGCAGCAGCAGTTGCAGCTGCTTTCGCCTTTTGAGCAGCGGGTGAGATCGGCTGAAGGCCGCTTGCGCACTGCCAAGCAACAACTGGTCACTGTGCGTCAGGACAATCAGCAAATCACCGAACAGTTGTTGGCTGTCCCGGCCGGCTCACCTCTGTTGGAGCAGTTGCGCCGTGTGACGCCGGTGGGTATTCAGTTGGAGGATGTGTCGGTGCAGAACGACCAGATCAAAGTGTCTGGGAGGGTTGGTCTTGGCAGCACACCAGGCCCGCTCGAGCGGATCAATGCCCTTGTTCTCACGTTGGAGCGTTTGCCGATCACCCGCCCCAACGGCGTCAAGGTGCTGCAGGTCAACCGTGATGACGGCGAGGAGACATCGGTGAGCTTTAGCCTCGACTGGTCACTCGATCCCAAGGCCCAACCCTCCATTCAGCAGCTTCAGCAGCTCGGTGCGACGGGCCTGGTGCAGCGCTATCGCTTGCTGGAGCAGCAGGGGGTCGCTCTTTGA